The sequence gatgaagttggaaagccttGCTACTggccattcgttataataaaatttatcatacCAATTTAAGCCGATTCTAAGAGGGATAGATTCTAAACATGTCAGGTGCTTATCTAGATTGGGAAAAGTGGGAACGATCCATAAATGACTCAAAGGCGCGAGAAATATATTAAAACTTGTGGTATGACCAGAAAATACTGCTACCGTCAAGTCACGCATTAATATAATAAAACAGTtctaaagaaattcaaaaataatagtGAGATAGAAGTTACTTTTAGGCTAATAAATATCATATATTcaagagattaatttaagccagacgtaagtcatcAAAACGACAGTGCTAGAATCACAGAtttcgaggggtgcctcacaccttcctctCAATCAACAGAATTGCTTATCCGGATTCCTAATTCGCAGACCAAAAaggaagagtcatttccttttgattggggattcaataaggtgatttggaacacccaaactcaatttcaagtggcgacgctgtaaaataaataatcccttttcaaaacctCACTTTAACTGGAAAaatccattttctctaaaaccaactccctagcggggtggGGCGGTAAAAATAAGGGTGTGACACATATAAATCGGGGAAGAAgaagtataaaaatattaatagtgCTCCTAAATGATCAAGCTAACAACACAATTTACTTTTTCTGTGGGTGAAAAGTGTTTGAAGTGAGAACATAATGGGTTAGATTTCAAATTCACTAGCCCAAATTGCGAAGCCCAAACAACatttggattttaatttctaACAAAAATCGGATGATCTTGGCCCGTCAATCGCCTTGGGTAGGTCTATTTACTTTTTTCCTGAGAAAGACGATCGAGCTTGGCTCTATTATGTAAATTGGACGATAATCGAATTACGAACAAAAATGgggtttctattttatttatttatttaatttattgataaCCGTGTGTCCGTGCCAGCTTTAGCGCACCCTAACAAAAATGAGGATTTTATTGATATATCAAATTACAATTCCCCTAGCTATTACACCAAATTTCACTACTAAATTGGAGACTACAACTGAATTTGAAACTACTAAGAATATCCCAACGCCGAACTCCAATTTTCACTAGAGTAATCATAATCCTAAACTGGCTTGTAATGGCCATTTTaatgtattttcttatttaatttttgccTTTAGATCTCCTAATAAATGAATTGATCTGGTCCGCTCATGCTTTGTGTCGGCTATAGTCTTCAATTGATCTCCACGATTCTTTCATTTCGTCTGATTAGATGTGAAGCCTCCTCGTGTCCTTCTACATCCCCAATTATACAAAAGCTCACAGAAACCCTAATTGCAACTAGACCGCTTAGGATCCTTACAGCCACCACTTTCCAGCAATTACAAAAGCTTTTCTGCTCCGTTCTTCGGCCGCAAAATCAAGCTGTAAGTTTCTACATTTGCTTCTCTTGCTCCTTCCTTTTCTCGATTTTGCGTGAAGGTAAAAGTTCTAATTTTTTGTCACTGTTTTTGAGTGAATTGATAACAAAATCTTATCCGAGAATTTTTTGTTAGTGTTAGATCTAGTAGTTAGCTATGTTTGTTAACAACAAGAATAACTCTACCAAGAACATCGGAGGACCATCCTCCTTTGGCAATTTGTTGCCGGCAATTCCAACTGCACATGTCCAGTCACAATCACAAGGCCTCCAACAGATGTACACTGAATTTCCTAGGTCATTTCGGTTATCACAGCTATCTGCAACAAATGGCCAAGGAATCAATTCTCCGTCTACAATTCCAATTGCATATCTCCAATCACAATCACAAGGCCAACAGATGCTCGCTGGATTTCCTGGGTCATTTCAGTTGTCTCAGCTATCTGCTACACATGCCCAAGGAATCAATTTACCGCAGGCAAATCTAATTGCATATCTCCAGTCACAATCACAAGGCCAACAACAGATGCCCCCTGGATTTCCTGGGTCATTGCAGTTATTTCAGCTATCTGCAGCACATGCCCAAGCAATCAATTTGCCGCGGACAAATCCAATTGCACATATCCAGCCACAATCACAAGACCAACAACAGATGCCCCCTGGATTTCCTGGGTCATTTCAGCTATCTGCAGCACATGCTCAAGCAATTGCCCAAGCTCAGTTGAAAGATCCGGCTCAAGCACAAGCTGAACATGCGCGATTTCAAGCCCAGTTACAAGCTCAGCATTTGTCTCTTAGCCAGGCTCATGGTCTTGGAAATGTCGGTTCTTCTTCACCTTCGATGCCTGGAAGTAGTTCGGCAAAACGGTTGCCTCAAAAACCTCTGGTGCGTCCACCTGCATTTACGACTACTAATATGATTTCTCCGATGAGAACAAAGCAGCTTTCAGCTGCTTCTCGGAAGAAAAAACAGAAGCTTCCTGAGAAGCACTTGCACGAGAAGGTGGCGGCTATTTTACCTGAATCTGCACTTTATACTCAGCTTCTTGAGTTTGAATCTCGGGTTGATTCTGCTTTAGCTAGAAAGAAAGTTGACATCCAGGAGTCCTTGAAGAATCCACCTACTACTCAGAAAACGCTTCGAATTTATGTCTTCAATACTTTTGCTAATCAGGTTATGACTATTCCTAAGAAGCCAAAGGATGAACCTCCTTTGTGGACCCTTAAGATTGTAGGAAGGATTTTGGAGGAGGGAATGGATGCTGAACAAGCTGCCATGTTTCAGAAGTCTAGCCCCATGTACCCAAAGTTTTCGACTTTCTTCAAAAGAGTCACCATTTCGTTGGACCATAAACTGTATCCTGATAACCATCTTATAATATGGGACTCTGCGCGATCTCCTGCACCTCAGGATGGTTTCGAGGTCAAAAGAAAGGGAGAGGAAGAGTTCACTGTTAATTTAGGACTAGAGTTGAATTACATGCCTGAGAAATACAAACTTTCACCAGCTTTAACTGAAGTTCTTGGTATTGATGTTGAGACTCGTGTGAGAATTATATCTTCTCTCTGGCATTATGTCAAGGTTCAAAAGTTGCAGAACCCTGATGATCCTTCTTACTTCAACTGTGATTCTCCACTTCAGAAAGTTTTCGGGGAAGGAAAGGTTAAGTTCGATACAGTTGCACAAAAGATCACACCTCATTTGTCTCCTCCACAACCCATACATTTGGAACACAGGATTAAACTTTCTGGTAATAACCCTGCTGGAATTGATGCTTGTTATGATGTAATGGTTGATGTGCCATTCCCTATCCAGAGGGAACTGAATGCTCTACTGGCGAACACAGAAGAGACCAAAGAGATTCAAGCTTGTGAAGAAGCAATTGTTTCTGACATAAGGAAGATCCATGAGCATAGAAGGAGAAGGGCTCATTTTCTCGGTTTTAGTCAATCGCCTGTTGAGTTTATTGATGCAGTTCTAGAATCCCAGAGCAAGGATCTGAAAGTTGGTGCGGAGGAAAGTCGCAGTGCTGAGAAAGAGAGTCGGTCTCCATTTTATAGCCAACCATGGTATTTACTAATTCTTTGCCTGCTGCTACTAAATTTTACTTGTCCTTTCTTTATATTAAATTGTGTTCTTGGAAGTTAAATTGCTTATTACCACACGGAGTAGCTTAATATTTGAAGTTTCAGAAATTTGGTATGGAATACAGCAATTGTCATCACGGACAAAAGTTATACAATATAAATTAAACCCCACAAATACTTATCTCCTTAGCTGGCTTATATTGAGAACTGGTGTAGTTCAGTTGCAATTACTTTGCTTAttgttttatgtgattttgtgaCCGATCATGTTATCTGTGTTTTATTTCATTGCACTACTTTTCTAGTTACCTCcctttaattttaaaatagtttttttaacTAAAGCTGTTCAAGAAAATTTTCTAGTGCTAACCGCCCTTTAAGATACTCGTAGGAGAATGTGTTACTTTTTGATGCATAAGCTTTCTCCAAATGAATTGGCTACTTCTTCATAGATGTGTTTTGATATGTTTCTCAGCAGCTACTCCCCATTTGAATTTGTCTGTGTGATTTTGACTTGGCACGGAGTTTTGTAAAATGAAGACTTTTGAATCTAGTGGTCATAAACTAAAGAAATGGACAATGttccaaaatgtcctttaatgttgtggtcttaaacatgttgtggaaagttgaaattaaagggTTGTCAGAAAAAAGGGAAGatacattctttttgaaacggtcAAAAAGGAAAGTACAACTAGCAAATTGTAAGGGAGGGAGTACTGTCTTGCCCTTTTGCTACAATGAAGCCCCAATGGCATGTCAATAACATTTCCTGTTTTGCTGTCAAGTGGATTAAATGCTTATTTGACAATCTCGTTCTGTTTATTTTTCTGGAAAGTGCAATGCTATTGTTTGTACATCCCTGCTTTGCATTCAAGAGGTGCATGTGGTTCAATTCTCACCATGGTTGAGTTTATTAATGCGCTTCTAGAATTAGTAAATACCATGGTTGAGTTTATTAATGCACTTCTAGAACGCCATAGCATGGTTCTGAAAGTTGTTGGTGGGGAGGCAAGTCGCAATGATGAGAGAGCGTCGATCTCAGTTTTATAGCCAACCATGATATTTACTAATTCTTTGCCTGCTGCTACTAAATTTTACTTGCCCTTTATAGTAAATTATGTTCTTGAAAGTTAAATTGCTTATTACTGTACGAGCAGCTTAATATTTGAAGTTTCGGAAATTTGGTAAAAAATACAACAATTCTCACCAAGGACAAAAGTTATACAACATAAATTAATCCCCACAAATATTTATCTCCTTAGCTGACTTATAATCAGAACTGGTGGAGATTAGTTGCAATTGGTTTGCTTATTGTTTCATGTGATTTTGTGACTGGTCAtgtcatttttgttttatttcatcGCATTGCCTTTCTAGTTACCTCCTtttaattttaagataatttaGTAACTAAAGGTGTTAAAGAAAATTTTCTAGTACTTACTGCCCTCTTAAGATATCGGCTCAAATGACACATGGAAGGATCCTCATTTATCGAAGAAGTAAAAGATATATTAGAAGGTTCCTGAAGGGCAGTAAGTACTGGAGAGGTTGTTGGCGTAATGAACCTTTTTAATCGAAAAAGTTTGGACCTGTTTGTCGAAGGGTGATAGCTTTCCGTTGTTGATGGTGCACGATTTATGCTCTGTTGAAGTGATGTTTGGAGACACTAATGGACATTACTTTTCATTGCCAGGGTTGAGGATGCTGTTATCCGCTACCTGAATCGCAAGCCAACTTCTAATGCCCCTGGAAGTGGATGAACTGAACTGGATTCTTGCCTGCTTCTAGGATGTTTATGTAGAGTGTTGTCTGACATCTTGTGAAATAGCAGTTTCAATATGCTTGGCCGTTGAAGCATCTCTACGCTTTATGAATAGAAGTTCAGTGTTTCAATTTtcataattgaagaaaaaaactatGTTGCTAAGTGGCAAAACATGTAAAAGAGTAGGATATCTGGATGGTTTAACGTCTGATGATAAGACTTAGATTATGGATCTTCTTTAGTATTCCTGCTTCTGTTTGTTATTCCATCTTTCTCTTGTCCAGCCCCAGCTTCTTTTTTCACCCATGTCCGGTACCCATTTcatgtgggggtgggggtggggggtgttAAAGCTCTCGCTATCAAATTTCATTGGGGTTTTGTTTTGAAACTGTCTTGATACGCTTCTGGTAAAACTACTTTTCACTAATGATTGTTAAGAATTTTTTGCTACATTGGAAATTCTTCCATAAAGTTGCTCTAAAATGGACTACAGTTTGGCAAGCCATGGTGTAGGATTAACGAAAAAGCATCATTACCTCATTCACCTCTTTTCTttttgctgtttttttttttgtttttcacctGGTGTTCGATACTTACATTGGAATCTGATTAAATTCATATTCATATTGAATAGTCCCACATAGGAGGGTAAAATGCTCTCTAACAAAGACGTCTCCGTATCCAGAGGGGCTCGAAGCTGAGATGCTTCTCCTTCACTTAAAGCTTAAAGCTTTGATAAGACACCTTGATTGGGTGGTTTGCCAATTAAATatctcaaattttaattttgagaCTAATTATTTCATTTGAgaggtaggataaaataaaatcaagttagatgagatAAGATGGATATTCAAAATTTTGTTTGAGATTAGACTTTTACTTTGTTTgactataaatataaatttatcatacttatatcttGAAATATTCACCTTATTCCATGAACAAAACCATCCCAGAGTTTGCATCTACTGGCATAATCACCTCACCTATATTTCTTGTAGCCCGTTTATAATGTTAGACAACTTTTCATTTTGTATTTTCCCAGCAGCCCGTTTATAATGTTAGATAACTTTTCATTTTGTATTTTCCCAGCCTGGacaacatttttcttttaaaaaagtgAAACAAAGTATGAGGAAATTCTGCCTATGTTTTTGTTACTCTAGAAGGCTTAACAATCAACTCAGACGTTGAAAAACTATTCATAAAGGAGATTTTCTCCgttttaagtttatttgattataTTTTCCTCTTCTTCGGAAGGAAATTGGGTTGGGTCACCCATGTGGGTCAAATCAGACCCATGTGGGTCAAATCAGATTCATGTCTAGAGAATTTTGAGATTAGGCTTTTACTTTGTTTgacaataaatataaatttatcatacTTTTATCTTGAAATATTCACCTTATTCCATGAACAAAACCATCCCAGAGTATGCATCTACTGGCATAATCACCTCACCTATATTTCTTGTAGCCCGTTTATAATGTTAGGCAACTTTTCATTTTGTACTTTCCCGACCTGGacaacatttttcttttaaaaaagtgAAACAAAGTATGAGGAAATTCTGCCTATGTTTTTGTTACTCTAGAAGGCTTATCAATCAACTTAGACGTTGAAAAACTATTCATAAAGGAGATTTTCTCCgttttaagtttatttgattatattttcctctttttcGGAAGAAAATTGGATTGGGTCACCCATGTGGGTCAAATCAGATTCATGTCTAgagaattatatatataattaagtattatatatatttaaattaattattaacaagaaaaaaagaagagacaCAACCGAGTGGAAGGATATCCGGTATAAATTCAACTTCTTAAATAAAAGAACTTGGCTTGATTATTCTCTCTTAGGCACGATTACCAATGTCTTTTCTCTCTCCTATTTTCTGGGAGTGAAGAAGTCTACTTTTCTGGCAACTCCCACTGGAAATTGAACCACTCTTTGAAAGCCAACAGTAATCACCCACTGTGATCTATTACACACACCCCAGTCCTTAGGATGGAGGAAAACAAAATTTACTTTAATGCAGGTTTCAAGTCCTTTGATATCACCAGATGAAATACGGGCAAATCCGAGTGGTATCAATGGGTCGAAAGGAATCGTCATATGATGCAAAGACCAATTATGATCAAGACGGCTATGGAATTGATCCGCTTCTATCTGAAAGAGGCGTCAAAGGAACAAAAAAAGGAGATTAGGAGATGGAAATTTTTAGAGCGAAATGCAAAGCTTTTTCTGTACAAGAAGgaatatggaaaatttataagTATAATAACTCTAAATAATGGGGGAAAGTCGGGCTTAATCATCCCAAAACTTGCATCAAATGTAGGGTGGTTGGACATTGTATTTAAGCTTAAAGGTTTATTGAATGCCAAagaaggatggaaaaaacatctATCTCAAGGGTGACGAAGGCTGAATACCCTTACGTAGAGGCTGTGCAAGAGTGTAGATGGGGGATCAAAAATTCAAGAAGGGCTGAGATTAATAGCAGTAAAGAAAAAATACAGATAACAGAGCTGATGAATATCTAGGAGGAAGAACTCCTCAAGAGATGCCTCATAGGACATTGCAGTGAAGAAGAGATGAAGAAACCAACTCTTGCGGATATTAGAAAGTGGTCCACAACAAATTGGGAAAAAGTCTTTGGAGTTAACACCTATGAGTTGAACAATGAAGTATTCCTTTCTGAGTTTCCCAATAGATACATGGTGAAACTAATCATCGAAGGGCATTGAAAGTGGAAAGACAATAAATTTCGACTTGATTGGTGGAGCTTTACAACAGGATGCATCCCCAGCTCTCGTTCTGTGATAGAAACATGAATTAAAGCAGTGGGGATTCCCCTCCATCTGTGGTCTAAGaagattttttcaagaaataagGGAACTATACGGAGGATGGATCGCGACAGAAGAAACAGAACTTAAAAATCATATGAAGTGAAAGAGAATCTTGGTGAAGAATGATGGAAGAAGCCTGCCCAGAGAGGTGACTATTTTATATGTCGAGATCAAATATTACATTTCAATATGGGCGGAGTGCAAACTAAGGTTCAAACAAATACCAAAAAACAGTATTGATGTCGTCGGAGAAGATGAAACCTTTTATCTACTAAAAGATTTTACCCAACAGTCAATTGCAGAGAGCATGAAGAAGAGGCAACATAATTACTTCTCTAGATAGACAGTTGTAGACAAGTTAGGAGAAAGAAGCAACAAGATTTTGTAATAAAAAAGAACTGAATCAAAGGTGCACAAGAGCTAAAAAGTCTTGTTTCTTTTGATGTAAAGTTCAAAAGTTTGGTGAGCAGGAATAAGGggaaaaatacaaatttaaatacTTAATGAAGTTGAAACTTGTGTCATGGAATGTTAGGAGATTAAACAATAGGGAGAAGATGAGGATAGTCAATAGTTTAGTTTATGGGTGAAATACAGACATTGTTTGTCTTTAGGAAGCAAAGCTTGAGCGGATtattacaacaataacaaatcaagtTTGGGGAGGCAGATGGATCAAACATGCTTGTCTGGAAGCCAGTGGAACAAGAGAAAGAATTATGCTAATGTTGGATGAGAGGGCATGAAACGGGGATGATAGAGTACTAGACCtattgatttacttattttaGCTTAACAGTTACCTATCAATGAAATAGGTTGCCTAACTTGTTTCAACgatgctaaaataataaataaatgagacaGTGATTTTCACGTGAAAAACACTTGATTCAAAAAgatgtaaaaaaccacgacctgtacctttACAAAATTTCACCCCAAACTTTACTAAACAACTTTGAGCTTCAACAAACAGAAAATTACAAGAATTATGTAATCtttgaaattataaactctaatttctacTTCTACACAACACATAAACCTCCTAAGGTTTGTGTTTCCAAGTCTTTGAGTTCTCCAACTTGAAGACAATAATCCTAATTCAATTTATACTTCACTGAAACtagaaataaatcaatattataacTCAAGAACCATACCTAATATATAGAAACTTAGACACCGTACTTTCTAAGTAATAAAACCGGGTTCAAGTATGTGTTCCTTCAAGCTGTGAACTGCTTAGTAAATTTGCCAATTGCTTTTTGCTTTGTAAGTGCATAAGAGACATCACTCCCTCTATTTAAccacaactctccaaagagtccttcATCAGATGTGACTTCTATCTCCGGTGGAACTTTCAACTCTCTAGAGTTTGTTGTGAAGTAGAAGTCCTTCTTCAAGTAAAACTCCTTCTTCATCTCCACCTCTCTTTTCTTCAGGTGGTGTATTCAAACTCGACTTCTTTCTTAACACACGTGATGTTTATGTTGAGTTTATCAGATCCTGAATTCAAGCAACCTTGTCCTCATGTTAAAGTGAAtttaattctctctctctctctctctctctctctctctctctatatatatatatatatatatatatatactagtttagagtacgtgctttgcacgtatATGTCGCattaattgataaaattatatattaaaaataagattataataaaatacatattaaggtTAACATAAAtgttatatctatttaaaaaatatgcacAAAGACgataaattatatgaaattaaatagaaattaacatttaaataaatgcaagaattatttaaatgataaaaaaataaatgttataaCATATCTCTTTATAGACAAAACTTTTGATGTATGTACCTTTTATCACTTTGATTGCTCTATCATAACCAAAACATctcacataatatttttttcatagagAAAATTGTTAGTGTAGGTAACTTTTGTAACTTTGGTTGCTTTATCATAATCAACACTTTTTTTCTTGATATAGCTATTGAACGTGGTACtacaattaattttaaaaaataaaacattgaagaaaaacaaaaatatgtgaCTAACTTACAAAAATTATGTTTCAATAGTTATACGTTCAATCTCAggataattttcaatataatttCATATGTGGAGTCTACAGAAAATAGATTACAAACCTTATTATTACCTTTATAACGTAGAGCGACTATTTTCGGTAGACTCTCGACTACCTTGCAAAAATTATGATTCAATAGTTATGTCTTTAGTCTCAAGATAATTTTTACTAAAATCTCATATGTGGTGTTTGTGGAGGATAAACCTGTCAATCGGGCCGATTTGACCTGACCTAGCCCCACCCATCACACCAACCCGACCCGGTTTGACCAGGCCTGATCAGCCCCCGTACTGTAGGGTACCGGGTCCCGGTCTAGGTTATtttttgggcccggttaacccggTCCGGACCAAAATCAATCCAGGCCCGCCGGTTTACCGATCGGGataagatttttttgtttttaaaaaattgttcTGAAAAATGGCCGTTGGGCCCAACGGTCATATAGCCGTTGGGAGCCCAAAACGGCTATAATgccctttttattaattttttttcaattaaattatttttattaacctaaaataatttctataaataccctacactttcaaatcattttccacacaatttttcattctctcaaatctcattctctctcagaACTCAATtatcaattctcaaatattctatatatttcctaaagtgctcattttaattttttagttttttaattttgagattacaaagtacgagtggaagtttctaaagtcgcaaccttcggatacttccaaaatttggtattgtcgtttcatttcttacatttaatttttaattagtgtattaattattgaatatttaattttattatatttttgtattttgaattttattagtttaatttatattatggataaattaagaaaccttgccactaaaggtgttaaaattttttgtcccggaagtggtagtggtagtaaaaagcaaaTTACTAGCTGTAGAGGTACtttaagtagtagatatacccgtgtgcctccagCACCAcctagtcaaccttttgaggaagaagtaggtgtacctttaggtgtaAGTGtccacgatatggattatgtagaagctcaggaaaattacggtatagaagaagaaagtgaagtagatgcggttaatttagacgaagatgaaaatattggtgagacacccacagtaggaaatgctaacgttagatctaaATCAGTTAATCTCTCCCCTCTCCAATCCTCCCCGTgcccaagagctcgtaaaccaactagtattgcatgataatttttttaccgcatatcagatattgaggtgcaatgcaatatttatcaacaaatatataagcataaaagaggaggcacgCAAGGGGGTATGGATACGTTAATGAGACACataagtgataatcacgaaagATAGTTAAATATTACACGAGGTGGTGCGGATGTTGGTGGACTAATgaaaactagaatggacccagtaaccgatcaggtaatgaagaagtataataaattgagggaccgggaaaaaatagctaaaatggtagctgtgggttgtttgccttttagttttccttcttctgatgcctttattcattatattcaagcaatttataatcctatgtttaatggtattcctagaagtacttgtagggccgatatttttatacttcattcacaatattatttttatttatcaacattgttaaaaatattcaatggagaatgtccctaacttctaatcttggttgtgctgtaaataaaaatgattatttaaccattacttgtcactagatagatagtaattttgttatgcaaaaatatATTCTTgctttttatatgatgaagatcgtaaatatactggagattttattgctgattcgattgctaaagttgtAGAATTTtacggtattgaaaataaaattttatgtattgcttttcaTAATGCTTCTAACAAAAAGACTTGATACAAGTAATATGGccaccctaatttttgaagacataatTGGAAGGCATCACTTAAAGGCTCAAGAATTGGTCACCCCGAAGGCACAAGAATATTTAAggaagacccgttttgagcacaaACAAGgtcgtgtgtggaagattgcttggagaatAGAAGACTTAAGGACTCATGGTTTTGGATAACACTTAATGGGTCACGGTTTGATCATATttgttaagggtattttggtcacttcattgggtccaaataCACTCTATGGCCACCTCTCCCTTTAAGGTCATTGTTGTCATTTTATCTtatcttgtaatagaatataaatagaacattttaggtcttttctctttggTTGTTCATTGATGTAAAACTTGAAATatgaaacacctttagttgtagggcttggaatagccaccataccgaaatgagggcaacaagtgtggatatcacttatgTTACAATGTTGGCTTGAGacattggtgtttagaggaggtaaaatTTCTCTTGTGTTAACGTaggagataggtttattgttgtgtgtagtgttaagggtccaagagtgtccattcttgggttcttaagattataccttcttgtggtctatctatctatcctttgtttTGTTGTAATCgttgtttcttgttcttgttaatgtaacccgtgaggtgttgttattgttaccaccttgttgttgttcatcttgtcttcATATTGTTTGTT comes from Capsicum annuum cultivar UCD-10X-F1 chromosome 2, UCD10Xv1.1, whole genome shotgun sequence and encodes:
- the LOC107858837 gene encoding SWI/SNF complex component SNF12 homolog isoform X1; translation: MLCVGYSLQLISTILSFRLIRCEASSCPSTSPIIQKLTETLIATRPLRILTATTFQQLQKLFCSVLRPQNQALSATNGQGINSPSTIPIAYLQSQSQGQQMLAGFPGSFQLSQLSATHAQGINLPQANLIAYLQSQSQGQQQMPPGFPGSLQLFQLSAAHAQAINLPRTNPIAHIQPQSQDQQQMPPGFPGSFQLSAAHAQAIAQAQLKDPAQAQAEHARFQAQLQAQHLSLSQAHGLGNVGSSSPSMPGSSSAKRLPQKPLVRPPAFTTTNMISPMRTKQLSAASRKKKQKLPEKHLHEKVAAILPESALYTQLLEFESRVDSALARKKVDIQESLKNPPTTQKTLRIYVFNTFANQVMTIPKKPKDEPPLWTLKIVGRILEEGMDAEQAAMFQKSSPMYPKFSTFFKRVTISLDHKLYPDNHLIIWDSARSPAPQDGFEVKRKGEEEFTVNLGLELNYMPEKYKLSPALTEVLGIDVETRVRIISSLWHYVKVQKLQNPDDPSYFNCDSPLQKVFGEGKVKFDTVAQKITPHLSPPQPIHLEHRIKLSGNNPAGIDACYDVMVDVPFPIQRELNALLANTEETKEIQACEEAIVSDIRKIHEHRRRRAHFLGFSQSPVEFIDAVLESQSKDLKVGAEESRSAEKESRSPFYSQPWVEDAVIRYLNRKPTSNAPGSG
- the LOC107858837 gene encoding SWI/SNF complex component SNF12 homolog isoform X2, yielding MKSLCRCEASSCPSTSPIIQKLTETLIATRPLRILTATTFQQLQKLFCSVLRPQNQALSATNGQGINSPSTIPIAYLQSQSQGQQMLAGFPGSFQLSQLSATHAQGINLPQANLIAYLQSQSQGQQQMPPGFPGSLQLFQLSAAHAQAINLPRTNPIAHIQPQSQDQQQMPPGFPGSFQLSAAHAQAIAQAQLKDPAQAQAEHARFQAQLQAQHLSLSQAHGLGNVGSSSPSMPGSSSAKRLPQKPLVRPPAFTTTNMISPMRTKQLSAASRKKKQKLPEKHLHEKVAAILPESALYTQLLEFESRVDSALARKKVDIQESLKNPPTTQKTLRIYVFNTFANQVMTIPKKPKDEPPLWTLKIVGRILEEGMDAEQAAMFQKSSPMYPKFSTFFKRVTISLDHKLYPDNHLIIWDSARSPAPQDGFEVKRKGEEEFTVNLGLELNYMPEKYKLSPALTEVLGIDVETRVRIISSLWHYVKVQKLQNPDDPSYFNCDSPLQKVFGEGKVKFDTVAQKITPHLSPPQPIHLEHRIKLSGNNPAGIDACYDVMVDVPFPIQRELNALLANTEETKEIQACEEAIVSDIRKIHEHRRRRAHFLGFSQSPVEFIDAVLESQSKDLKVGAEESRSAEKESRSPFYSQPWVEDAVIRYLNRKPTSNAPGSG
- the LOC107858837 gene encoding SWI/SNF complex component SNF12 homolog isoform X3, whose translation is MFVNNKNNSTKNIGGPSSFGNLLPAIPTAHVQSQSQGLQQMYTEFPRSFRLSQLSATNGQGINSPSTIPIAYLQSQSQGQQMLAGFPGSFQLSQLSATHAQGINLPQANLIAYLQSQSQGQQQMPPGFPGSLQLFQLSAAHAQAINLPRTNPIAHIQPQSQDQQQMPPGFPGSFQLSAAHAQAIAQAQLKDPAQAQAEHARFQAQLQAQHLSLSQAHGLGNVGSSSPSMPGSSSAKRLPQKPLVRPPAFTTTNMISPMRTKQLSAASRKKKQKLPEKHLHEKVAAILPESALYTQLLEFESRVDSALARKKVDIQESLKNPPTTQKTLRIYVFNTFANQVMTIPKKPKDEPPLWTLKIVGRILEEGMDAEQAAMFQKSSPMYPKFSTFFKRVTISLDHKLYPDNHLIIWDSARSPAPQDGFEVKRKGEEEFTVNLGLELNYMPEKYKLSPALTEVLGIDVETRVRIISSLWHYVKVQKLQNPDDPSYFNCDSPLQKVFGEGKVKFDTVAQKITPHLSPPQPIHLEHRIKLSGNNPAGIDACYDVMVDVPFPIQRELNALLANTEETKEIQACEEAIVSDIRKIHEHRRRRAHFLGFSQSPVEFIDAVLESQSKDLKVGAEESRSAEKESRSPFYSQPWVEDAVIRYLNRKPTSNAPGSG
- the LOC107858837 gene encoding SWI/SNF complex component SNF12 homolog isoform X4, encoding MKSLCRSFRLSQLSATNGQGINSPSTIPIAYLQSQSQGQQMLAGFPGSFQLSQLSATHAQGINLPQANLIAYLQSQSQGQQQMPPGFPGSLQLFQLSAAHAQAINLPRTNPIAHIQPQSQDQQQMPPGFPGSFQLSAAHAQAIAQAQLKDPAQAQAEHARFQAQLQAQHLSLSQAHGLGNVGSSSPSMPGSSSAKRLPQKPLVRPPAFTTTNMISPMRTKQLSAASRKKKQKLPEKHLHEKVAAILPESALYTQLLEFESRVDSALARKKVDIQESLKNPPTTQKTLRIYVFNTFANQVMTIPKKPKDEPPLWTLKIVGRILEEGMDAEQAAMFQKSSPMYPKFSTFFKRVTISLDHKLYPDNHLIIWDSARSPAPQDGFEVKRKGEEEFTVNLGLELNYMPEKYKLSPALTEVLGIDVETRVRIISSLWHYVKVQKLQNPDDPSYFNCDSPLQKVFGEGKVKFDTVAQKITPHLSPPQPIHLEHRIKLSGNNPAGIDACYDVMVDVPFPIQRELNALLANTEETKEIQACEEAIVSDIRKIHEHRRRRAHFLGFSQSPVEFIDAVLESQSKDLKVGAEESRSAEKESRSPFYSQPWVEDAVIRYLNRKPTSNAPGSG